AACGCGGCCTGCGCGCGGGGATCGGAGCGCAGGGCCGCGAGCAGCCGCGGCGGAAACACGATGCTCGCGAGGCGTGAACGGCCTGGCTGCGTGAGGTAGTAGTCGCGCTTCGGGCAGGCCTGCCGGATGCGCTCGAGCTGCGCCGCGTTGAGTCCGAAACGCTCGAGGTAGAGCCGGGCATGGGCAGCCGCGTTCGGATTGGCGAGGTAGATACGGGTAGGGATGTTGTCGACCACGCTGGCGAAGATCGGACTCGCATCGATCTCCTCCAGCGACTGCGTCGCCAGAACGACCGCCGCGTTGCGCTTGCGCATCGTGCGCAGCCAGTCGTTGAGCCGCTGGCAGAACAGCGGCTCGGACAACATGAACCAGGCCTCCTCGACATAGATCAGCGTCGGGCTGCCGTCGAGCGATCGCTCGACCCTGCGGAACGCATAGTCGAGGAAGGCCCCTGCCACCCGCGGCGTCGCGAACAGCCTGCCGATCTCGATGCAGGTGAACTCCGATGACGCCCTTTCGGAGGCGCAGCCATCCCGCACGGTCTCGCCGCAGCTGCCCGGCGCCGGCCAGCCGTCGCCGGCATGGTCGAAGTAGCGCGCCAGCAGCCCGTTGCCGACCCAGGCCTCGAGTTCGCCAGCCAGCCGGCCGGGCAGCAGCGGGACCAGCGATCGCAGCCGCCACGCGCAGGGCGGCTGCGCCGAGAGCAGTTCGAGCGCTTCGCGCAGCGCGCGGTCGTCGTCCGCTCGCATAGCGTGCCCGCGCGCGCTCAGCAGCAGTTCCAGCCAGCGGGCGAGCCATTCGCGCTCTGCCGGATCGGACAGTCGTTCGAGCGGATTGATGCGCAGGGATTCATGCCCGCTGCCGGCGTCCACGTGCAGACCTCCCTGCAGCAGGGTCGGGATCCGGCAGGAGTGGTCCTTGTCGAAGATGAACACCTTCGAGCCCGGGTACTTGCGGCCCTGCGCGACCAGGAAGTTCATCAATACCGACTTGCCCGAGCCGCTCGGCCCCAGGACCAGCGCATGGCCGACGTCGCCGACATGCAGGTCGAAGTGGAAGGGCGTGCGGGCATCGGTCGGAAGCAGCGTGAGTGACGGCTGCAGGCGCCCGGACTGCTCGCTCAGGTGGGCATTGGACGGACTACCGGCGGGGCAGGAACGGATCGGCGCGAGGTCCGCGAGGTTCGCCTCGGACACGAAGAACCAGCGCGGTGACATCGCCCACTGGCCGGGAATGGACACGCTGAATGCCGCCAGCAGGTTGAGTCGCTCGCGGATCACCGGATAACCGAGACGGCGCAGGCGCCCGGCGGCGTCGCGCAGTGTCTCGTCGAGGTCGGCTGCATCGTCCCCGCGCGCGAGCACGACGATGGAACAGTGGCCGAACACTCCGCCGCCTGCAGTGAGGTGCGCAAGCGCATCGGACGCGTCCTGTGCGAGTTGCAGCCGCCCTTCATCGACCAGGGCGGTGGGTTCACGGGTGATCGCCTCCTTCAGGTAACCGGCGAACGTCTTCTGAAGATTGCGCTGGTGGCGCTGGATGTCGCGGATCCGCCGTGCGGCCCGGGCCGGATGCTCGAAGCGGAATGCCAGCACGAGCGACAGTTCACCAGGAACGCTCAGCAGGCTGTCGAGCGAACCGGGCCAGGTGCTCGCGGGCCATGCCTTCACGGAGAGCGCAGCGACCTCGACCGTACCGACATGATCGAACACCAGGCGGTCGGCCTGCACCGACAACTCGTTGTCCGGAAGCCAGGCATCGAGCAGCGCGCACTCGCTGCCCTCGATGATCGGCTGTCCTTCGGAGGCCGGGCAGGCCCGATCGTGCAGCGCGGCGAGCAGACGCGGCCCGCGAAGGCGGTCGAGCCCGAGGTCGGCGCCGGTTTCGACGAACCCGCGCAGCACTTCTTCGAAGCGCTCGCAGTCACGTTGCTGGCTCGCTGCGTGGCTGGCGAAAGCCTGGCGGCGCGACAGCGTCCAGCTGCCCGGCAGCGGGTGGTCCGGCGTCCAGGTCAGCGCCAGCGTGTGCCGGTTGACGTACTGCGGATCGCGGCTGAACGTCTCGCGCCACAGTCGGTCGAGGTAAGCGGAGAACGGATGCCCGAAGCTGGCCGCCGGCGGTTGCGGCGCGCGCCGGCGATCGACGATCCACCAGAGCGACAGGCGCTCGTCGAAGTCGCGCATCGCGCGCTCGAGCAGCCGCGCCTGGCGGTCGACCGATTCCGGCAGGCTCCCTTCGACGTCGATGCCGCCGACCTCGTACAGGGCGAGCAGCGAACCGTCCTTGTTGAGCACCAGCCCGGGGGTGAGCAGGATCATCCAGGGCAGGAGCTCGGCAAAGCCGCGCGATTCGCTGCGGTGGCGGCGCAGGGTGCGGCGCAGGTTCAGCACAGCAGGTCGCATCCGAAGCCTGCCGGGCGCTGCCCCTGGCGCAGGCCTGCGCGCGGCCAGGGGTCGTAGCGGTCGGCCTGGCGCGCGTAGCCGATATACACCTGCCGCAGCCAGGGGTCGTGGCGGGTCATGCGCGCGATCGCGATGTGGAAGGCGGCCGCTGCGAGCAACCAGTACCAGAGCCCGCTACCCATCACCACGGCCAGTGCAAGCGTGGCATTGAAGATCGCCATACGGTCCTCGACGCCGGCGATGGTCTTCCTCTCGAGCAGCGAGCGGTAGACCGGCGTGCTGCGCAGGACCGGCGGCGATTGGGCGGGCGCCATCGAGCGGCCCCTCAGGCGCCGAAGCAGGCGGTCGATGCCCCTGCCCGGATGAGGCCGAGCCACTGGTCGGCGAGCAGTGCGAACGACACACCGAACACCAGCCCGAGCAGGCTCTTGAATACGCCGCCGAGTTCGCCGAACGCGATCATCAGCCCGGTGATCACGATCGCGATCACCGCAACCGCCTTGGCCACCGGCCCCGACAGGCTTCGGGCCACAACGCAGATCGGTCCTTCCCAGGGCGCGGCGACACCTTGCGCGAATGCCGGCAGCGCGACCAGCGCCAGCCCGGCGAGCGCGCAGAAGCCCGCGCACGCGAGTACCCGCGTGCGGTTACGCGGCCGGCGCATGTCCGGGCAGCTCATCACCATCCTCCTTCCTGAACAGAACCGTAGTGAGGTAGCGTCCCTGCGCGCTTTCGAAGCCGTCGATGCGCAGGATTTCGGTCACGCAGCGTGTTCCGCGACTGCGCGCCAGGAACACGACCAGATCGAAGGCCTCGGCGATCTGGCGCTGCACGGCCTGGAACGGCCAACGCACGCCGGAGGTCAGCACCAGCGTCTCTAGACGGCTCAGAACTCCGAGCGCGTCGTTCGCATGCAGCGTGGCCATGGCACCGCGATGCCCGGTGTTCGCCACCTGCATCAGGTCGAACGCCTCGGCGCCGCGCACCTCCCCGACCAGAATGCGGTCCGGCCGCATGCGCAAGGCAAGCCTGACCAGTTCACGCGCACCGATGCCGTCTGCCTCGGATGTCTCGAATGCGACCCAGTTCGGTGCGGCGACATCCAGCTCGGGGGTGTCCTCGATGGTCACCAGTCGCTCGTGCGGCGGGATCTCGGCGAGCAGCGCGTTCATGAACGTGGTCTTGCCCGAGTCGGTTGCACCGCCGATGATCAGGTTGCAGCGTCCGAGCACCGCACCGCGCAGCAGGGTTGCCGCCTCGGCGGTCAGGCAACCGTTGCGCGCCATTTCGCCGAGGCGCAGCCGCCGTGGCAGGTGCTTTCGGATGCACAGCGCATGTCCGCGCAGCGCGGTCGGGGCGAGGCAGGCGGCCACGCGCATACCGTCGAAGCGGGCATCGATCATGCCGTCGCGGGTACCCGCGATCGCGTCGCGGCGGGCCAGCCTCGCGAGGACCTTCACGACGGCCTGCACCTGCGCGTCGGTCACCGGGCAGGGGGCGCGCTCGATCCGACCTTCGCGCTGGACCCAGAGTTCACCCGGCGCATTGAGCATGATCTCGGTGACTGCGGGATCGTCGAACAGCGGCGACAGCGGCGCGAGCGTGCCGCGCAGCAGTGCGACCGCATTGGATATGGTTGGCGTGTCCATCAGGACCCGGCTCCTCGGGCATGTCTAGATCGACGGGATGGACAGTGTCCGCGTGCGGCTGCACGCCTGCGCGCGCCGGAACAACGCCTTTCGGGGACAAACCGGCGGCCTCAGCCCCGCCATGCGGGCCGGTGCGCGAAGCGGATGGCCAGTGGCAACGAAAGCAGCGCGCCCGCGCCCGGCACGGACGCGACCGGTACCGATAGCGGCAGCGCCAGCGCGAGCAGCAGCGCGCCGGCGATCGAAATCGCTGCATGCAACGAAAGGACATGCACGACCGGATTCGCGGCAGCGAAGGATGTCCGTCGAAGATCGCCGATCAGCCAACCCTGCAGCGCGGCGGCAAGCCACAGCGGCACCAGAAGCCACAGGCAGGCGACGAGCGTGGCCGCGCGCAGTGCGAGCAGTTCGGGCAGGTGTCCTGCCGGCACGACCGAAGCGATCCGGAGGGCTTGGTCAGGCCCGACCCATCCGGCCAGTTGAGATTCCCAGGCAGCGCACAGGGGCTGCAGAGCCGCCGATGGCCAGAAGGCGGCCGTGGCGAAAGCCGCGCCACCGATCAGCGCGAGCCAGCCCGCGGAATGGCGCAGCGGGTTCATCGCGCGGATCCGCGCGGTCCACCGCCTGCCGCGCGCGCCGGGCGGCCCACGGCAACGGGTTCGGTCAGCCTCGGCAGTTCGCCTTTGACCGTGCGGCCACCCGCGATGCGGGCGACGAAATGCAGGTCAGGCAGCAGCCCGAGCCACTCGGGCGCGAACAACGGGACTTCCCGGAAGTCGCGGCGAACGCCGATCGACGACGCGGCACCATTCTCGTCAAAGAGGGAGCGGATTCCGATCGAACGGCTCTGCGCCACCGATTCGACCGACACCGGGGCGAGGCTGCCCGCGCAGAATCGCTGCGTATCGAGGTCGACCGTGCGCAGGGCGATCACGTTGCCGGGATTGCCCAGCAGCATGCGGGCGGCCGCCGCGTTGCCCAGACGGGCCTCATAATCGTGCACGGTCTGCGCGGCGAGGCAGATCGAGAAGCCGGCAGCGCGCGACTTGTTCAGCAACTGCACGAGCGGTGCATTGACCACCTCTGCAGCCTCGTCCACGAACACCATTACCGGAACTCGGGGGGCGCCGGAGCGGTCGTTGAACAACTCACCGGCGACCTGTGCGAGATCGGCCAGCACGATCGCGCCGATCGCGCCTGCGACCACCGGATCGACCAGCGCGTCGAGCCCGAGGTAAAGACAGCGCCGCTGGTCGATCACCTTGCGCGCATCGAACACCGGACGACGGTCCGTCCCGTCGGACGCATCGGGCGACAGCAGGGGCCCGAGCACGCCTGAGGTGAGGGCAGTCATCAAGGGCAGCACGTTCTGGATCATCTTCGACAGATGAACGGGATCGTGCATCACGAGCGACAACAGGCCGTCCACCACCGCTTCGCGCTCGCCTGGAAAGCTGCCGACGCGCTCTCGGTAACGCGCCACGGCCGCGGCCAGCCGCGGTTCCAGCACCACGGCCGGGCGTCCGCGGGCCGTACGAGTGCCGCCGCTGCCCGCCCTCGCGCCGGCGACTTCGACCGCGGCGGCACCTGCCGGCCGGTTACGGTTGCGTGCCTCCCAGGCGCCGAGTACCTGAGCAAGCAGGGGCCGTGCATCGTCCTCCAGGCAGCGACGAAGGGACACCAGGGTCGGACGCACGCCCGCGTAGACCATCGCTTCCACCAGCCGGTTGACTGCACGCCAGGCGAACTGGACGAATGCATCGCCCTGTCCGTCGGAGGGCAGTAGCGACGTGATGCGCGTTGCGATCGAACTGGCGCGAGCGAAGTTGCGCAGCGGATCGAAGCGCACCGACTGTTCCGGGAACGCCGGGTGCAGCGTGACCAGTGCGTCCGTACGACCGGTGGCGGCACACGCCCTCGCCAGCACCGACTGCAGGCCCTGGTCTCCCTTCGGGTCGATGATCAGTACGACCGCGTCGCGGTGGCGCGCGAGGAAGCTGGTCACCAGCAGTTCGGCCAGGCGCGTCTTGCCGGCGCCGGTCTGGCCGAAAACGAGGGTGTGCGAGGACAGTGCAGCCGCCGGAACGAACAACGCGCCGGGCCGTGGCTCCACCGAATCGACCAGCCGTGCGGGCGGCGCGCCGCGCCCGGCGTGCAGCGCGCGCTGCATGCGCTGCGCGTGCAGCGGCGTCCAGTCGAAACCGCGGCCGAGCCATTGCGTCCCGGGCGCGCGGCGCGCCCTCGCGATCGCGGTGTCGACGGAAACGCTCCAGGGGTGCCCGGTCCGTGCCGTGCCGTACGTCCAGCCCCGCCAGGCGATCGAGAGCGCATTGAGCGCAGCCATGCCGAGTGCAAGAACCGTGAACGGGACGTGCGGCATGGCGACAGCCTGCGCGAGCGCGGGCAGCGCACACATGGCGAACGCAGCACACAGCCAGCCGGCGATACCGATCACTTCGGCTGCCCGCAGCACGCCCGCCCGCATCATGTGCGATGCCGCGCCACCGCGATTTCCTCGGGCGCTGGCACCGACGCGCAGGACACGCCCGGGGCGGTTGCCACTACCCGCAGCCACGCATCGGCATCGGCCAGTTCGACGACCGGCAGTGACTCAGTGTAGGGCGTACGGATGGCGCGCAGCACACCAGCCGGGTTGGCAAAGGCCTCGTCCGAGCACCCCGGCAGCACGATGCCGCAGGCGACCAGCGCGGCCAGCACATCGGCCGGATCGTGCGACAGACGCCCGGCCAGCTCCGTCGCTGCCGTCTTCCAGGCGAGATAGAGCCGGCCATCGAGACTCCACAGCCGCGCGCGTCGCACATTGGCCTGCCATCGACCTTCGGCGATCAGTGCCTGCATCACGTTACGCAGGCGCTCCGGCGACAGGGGCACCGGCAGGCCAGACGCCAGGACTTGCATGCCCTGAGTAAGCGGTAACGGACTCGGCGGCAACTGCCCCAGCGCATGCTCGATCAGCGACACGATCAGCAACGGCGAGGGTACGCACGCTGTCGCCAGCGCCGCGGACGACACCGCGCGCAGCAGCAGCACCATGCCGAACGCGCACCCTGCAGCGCCTGCTGCGTCGATCGGTTTACCAGCGCCGGACGTGCAGTCAGCGCCAGCCACCGCTTCGATCAGGTAATCGGGCACGGTGGCGAACCGTCGAGCGCCTGGCACCGGATCGTGCAGCTGGTCTGCGAGCGGGCGTGCGGCCAGCACGATCGGTCGACCTTGCATGGTAGAAACGCGCCATTGCCTGACGGCTGCAACCGTCCAGTGCGACAGCACCCGCAGCACGACCGCCTCCTGGCGCTCGATGCGCAAGGCGCGCGGATCGCATGCGCCTTCAGCAAGCACCGCCTGCGCACA
The window above is part of the Rhodocyclaceae bacterium genome. Proteins encoded here:
- a CDS encoding VirB3 family type IV secretion system protein, which produces MAPAQSPPVLRSTPVYRSLLERKTIAGVEDRMAIFNATLALAVVMGSGLWYWLLAAAAFHIAIARMTRHDPWLRQVYIGYARQADRYDPWPRAGLRQGQRPAGFGCDLLC
- a CDS encoding TrbC/VirB2 family protein; amino-acid sequence: MRRPRNRTRVLACAGFCALAGLALVALPAFAQGVAAPWEGPICVVARSLSGPVAKAVAVIAIVITGLMIAFGELGGVFKSLLGLVFGVSFALLADQWLGLIRAGASTACFGA
- a CDS encoding CpaF family protein, translated to MDTPTISNAVALLRGTLAPLSPLFDDPAVTEIMLNAPGELWVQREGRIERAPCPVTDAQVQAVVKVLARLARRDAIAGTRDGMIDARFDGMRVAACLAPTALRGHALCIRKHLPRRLRLGEMARNGCLTAEAATLLRGAVLGRCNLIIGGATDSGKTTFMNALLAEIPPHERLVTIEDTPELDVAAPNWVAFETSEADGIGARELVRLALRMRPDRILVGEVRGAEAFDLMQVANTGHRGAMATLHANDALGVLSRLETLVLTSGVRWPFQAVQRQIAEAFDLVVFLARSRGTRCVTEILRIDGFESAQGRYLTTVLFRKEDGDELPGHAPAA
- the traD gene encoding conjugative transfer system coupling protein TraD (Members of this protein family are the putative conjugative coupling factor, TraD, as the term is used for the SXT and TOL plasmid systems.), whose translation is MMRAGVLRAAEVIGIAGWLCAAFAMCALPALAQAVAMPHVPFTVLALGMAALNALSIAWRGWTYGTARTGHPWSVSVDTAIARARRAPGTQWLGRGFDWTPLHAQRMQRALHAGRGAPPARLVDSVEPRPGALFVPAAALSSHTLVFGQTGAGKTRLAELLVTSFLARHRDAVVLIIDPKGDQGLQSVLARACAATGRTDALVTLHPAFPEQSVRFDPLRNFARASSIATRITSLLPSDGQGDAFVQFAWRAVNRLVEAMVYAGVRPTLVSLRRCLEDDARPLLAQVLGAWEARNRNRPAGAAAVEVAGARAGSGGTRTARGRPAVVLEPRLAAAVARYRERVGSFPGEREAVVDGLLSLVMHDPVHLSKMIQNVLPLMTALTSGVLGPLLSPDASDGTDRRPVFDARKVIDQRRCLYLGLDALVDPVVAGAIGAIVLADLAQVAGELFNDRSGAPRVPVMVFVDEAAEVVNAPLVQLLNKSRAAGFSICLAAQTVHDYEARLGNAAAARMLLGNPGNVIALRTVDLDTQRFCAGSLAPVSVESVAQSRSIGIRSLFDENGAASSIGVRRDFREVPLFAPEWLGLLPDLHFVARIAGGRTVKGELPRLTEPVAVGRPARAAGGGPRGSAR
- a CDS encoding TraI domain-containing protein gives rise to the protein MNPPAEHAGPQRVPALDIAAVVQRHAGGFERVRACGDWSERRFRQFAGPVLLAFARHAHLLPSSHGEASGSLLDAGLDACAQAVLAEGACDPRALRIERQEAVVLRVLSHWTVAAVRQWRVSTMQGRPIVLAARPLADQLHDPVPGARRFATVPDYLIEAVAGADCTSGAGKPIDAAGAAGCAFGMVLLLRAVSSAALATACVPSPLLIVSLIEHALGQLPPSPLPLTQGMQVLASGLPVPLSPERLRNVMQALIAEGRWQANVRRARLWSLDGRLYLAWKTAATELAGRLSHDPADVLAALVACGIVLPGCSDEAFANPAGVLRAIRTPYTESLPVVELADADAWLRVVATAPGVSCASVPAPEEIAVARHRT